CGCCGAGAACATCGCCTTCGTGTACGTGCCGCTGGTCGGCGGCTCCGACCTGGACAAGGCGGGCGAGAGCCTGGACAAGCTGCGCGACGAGGTACGACCGGCCACACTCGGCAGGGTCGACGGCGTCGAGGCGCCGATCACCGGGCAGGTCGCGGGCTCGAAGGACTTCAACGACCAACTGGGCGGCGCGGTCGCCCCGGTGTTCGCCTTCGTGGTCGTGTTCGCCTTCCTGCTGATGCTGCTGTCGTTCCGCTCCCTGACGATCGCGATCACCTCGATCGTGCTCAACCTGCTCTCGGTCGGGGCGGCCTACGGCATCCTGGTCGCCGTCTTCCAGCACGGCTGGGGCGCGTCGCTGGTGGGCGCTGAAGGTGTGGGCGCCATCATCACCTGGCTGCCCCTGTTCCTGTTCGTGATCCTGTTCGGCCTGTCGATGGACTACCACGTGTTCGTCGTCTCCCGCATCCGCGAGGCGCACCTGCGGGGCCGTACGACGAAGGACGCGATCCAGCACGGGGTGGTCACCACGGCCGGGGTAGTCACCAGTGCCGCCGTCATCATGGTCGCCGTCTTCGCCATCTTCGGGACGCTGTCGATGCAGTCCATGAAGCAGATGGGTGTGGGCCTCGCGGCGGCGGTGCTCATCGACGCGACGATCATCCGGGGTGTGCTGCTGCCCGCGGTGATGGCACTGCTCGGCGAGCGCAACTGGTACTTCCCGAAGTGGCTGAACCGCCTGCCGGACCTGACGCACGACGAGGCTCCCGAGGCGATTGCGCCGAGGGTGGAGGGCGACGAGCGGATCAAGGTCTGACCGGCCTGATCCCCTCTCGGTCTCCCTCCGGGGAGGGCCCGTCGGTCACTGGGGAGCCGACGGGCCCTCTTCCCGTTCGTACACGGCGCAACAGCTCGGCCTCGATCAGGTCGGCGGCCCGCCGGGTGCCGCCCTCCCCCGCCGTCCCGGCCCGGATCTCCGTGAGCCGCCGGACGACATCCGGATCGTCCACGAGTGCGAGGGCAGCGGCACGCAGCGCCTTGGCGGTCGCCTCCTCCCTGGGCACATGGCGAGCGACCCCGAGCCCCTGCGGCATGCCGGCGCTGCCGAACTGGTCGACGTCCTGCGGTACGGCGATCATTACCGCCGCGGTCGCCTTCACCTGCGCCACCTCACCCCCTCAGGGGCCCCGGCCGGGACACCGTGCCGTCCCGGATCCTCCGAAGGACCATACGTACGACAGCCGCACAAGCGCCCCACGATTCCCCAGCCGTCACCCCGACCGGCGATCACAGGCGCACGCGTCCGCTACACCTCGGCGCGATACCGACAACGGTCGGGCGCGCCGCGCCTGAACCGGATGCGATTCCTCCCCGGCGTGAACGCCAGGGCCTCCTCGCGAGAATCAGGTGAAGCCGCTGCACCCGGCCAAGGGACCGCGCACACGCCCCCACCAGTGCGAATGCGACACTGACCGGCGGATGGCGTGAACCCGACGCCGTTCGCGGACGTACACGGATCTGTAAAGCAGCCGGGTGCGAGGGACTGCGCGGGAGGCGGACGAATGGACGAGGCACTGGCCCGGGACGTACTGGCAACGGCGGGCGTGCTGCCCGGCGCGGCTCCGGACGCACGGCTCCTCGCACTGGGCGAGAACGCGGTGTTCGCCGCCGGTGACCTGGTTGTCAAGGTGGGCCGCGACGCCGAACTCCTCGACCGTGCGCGGCGGGAACTGGACATCGCGCTCTGGCTCGCCGGGGAGGGCGTCCCGGCGGTACGCGCGGCCGACCCGAAGGCACACCTCGTCGAGGGCCACCCGGTGACGGTGTGGCACCGGCTGCCCGATCCCGTACGCCCCGCCGGCCCCCGGGATTTGGCCGAACTCCTGCGGATCGTGCACGCCCTGGCGCTCCCCCGCTCCTTCGTGCTGCCGCCCCGCGAGCTCCTGGGCGGCGTCGAACGCTGGCTGCGGCTCGCGGGCGACGCGATCGACCCGGCGGACGCGGACTATCTCCGCGAGCGCCGCGACGGTTTCGCCACGGCCGCCGCCGCGCTCACCCCGCACCTCCCGCCGGGCCCGATGCACGGCGACGCCCTCCCCCGCAACGTCCACATCGGCCCCGGCGGCCCGGTCCTGGTCGACCTGGAGACCTTCTCCGCCGACCTGCGCGAGCACGACCTGGTGGTCATGGCCCTGTCCCACGACCGCTACGCCCTCCCCGCCGAGTCCTACGACGCGTTCACGGAGGCGTACGGGTGGGACGTACGGGAGTGGGAGGGGTGCGGGACGCTGCGCGGAGCGCGGGAGACGGCGAGCTGTGCGTGGGTCGCGCAGCATGCGCCGGTCAATCCGAAGGCTTCGGAGGAGTTCTCGCGGCGGGTGAGGTCGTTGCGGGAGGGGAATCCGACTGTGCGGTGGTATCCGTTCTGAGCGCCTGGTGAGTGGGGGCTGGGCAAGTGGGGGCTTGGTGATGTCGGGCGTCTACGGGTTGTCTGTGGCTGGTCGCGCAGTTCCCCGCCTCCCGCCCCCCAAAAAAAACCTGGGCGCTACTCCTCGGCCTGGATTGTCTGTGCTGCTCGCCGCAGTTCCGTCAGTACGGTTCGTACCGCCCGGCGGGCTGTTCGTTCCGGGCGGTGGAGGGCGTCGATGCGGCGTCTGGCGCGGACGCCGCTGAGGGGCCTGAGGACGAGAGCGGGGTGCGGGCGGGAGGTCCAGCGCGGCATCAGCGCGAGGCCGCCCCCGGCGGCCACCATCTCCGCCGCCACCGAGAACTCGTTGATGCGATGGGCGAGACGGGGTCGGCGACCCGCCGCGGTGGCGATGGCCTCGATCGTCGCCATCACCGGGAAGCCGTCGTGCACGGCGATCCAGGGCTGGTCGGCCACATCGCCCGGGGTCAGCCGGCTTCTGGCGGCGAGCGGATGGCCGGCGGGCA
The DNA window shown above is from Streptomyces sp. NBC_01451 and carries:
- a CDS encoding phosphotransferase enzyme family protein; the protein is MDEALARDVLATAGVLPGAAPDARLLALGENAVFAAGDLVVKVGRDAELLDRARRELDIALWLAGEGVPAVRAADPKAHLVEGHPVTVWHRLPDPVRPAGPRDLAELLRIVHALALPRSFVLPPRELLGGVERWLRLAGDAIDPADADYLRERRDGFATAAAALTPHLPPGPMHGDALPRNVHIGPGGPVLVDLETFSADLREHDLVVMALSHDRYALPAESYDAFTEAYGWDVREWEGCGTLRGARETASCAWVAQHAPVNPKASEEFSRRVRSLREGNPTVRWYPF